In the genome of Candidatus Ornithobacterium hominis, the window TGATATCCCAGGGCATTCATGGCCAGTTTTATTGGTTTACCCAGAATTAGGCGTAAATAAAAACACATATCCCAATCATATTTTTCCATTTGTTTCATCATGGGGGTATTGGGGTAATCAATTCACTCCAAATACGTTAGATCCTACCAAAGAAGATGTTTATGCTTTTTTAAAGAATGTTTTCACAGAACTGGCTGAACTTTTCCCTGGCAAATACATCCATTTTGGAGGGGATGAAGTCAAACATGAGTTTTGGAAAAAAGAAGCTCATGTAGCCGAGTTTATGAAAAAAAATAATCTCAAAAATGTGCATGAATTGCAAAGTTATTTTGTGACTCGTGTCTCAGATATTATTCAAGGTTTAGGGAAAAAACCCATTGGTTGGAACGATATTCTAGAAAATGACGCACATTTACCCAAAGGAACTGCCATCATGAGTTGGCTTGGGGCCAAAGCCGTGAAAGAAGCTACTAGCAAAGGTTTTGGTGCAGTTGCAACGCCTTATTCCCACGTTTATTTAGACATTACACAAGCTGATAGAAATGATGGCACCATGAGTGATTTAGCTTACCGCCACATCAATAGTATTGATAAAATTTATGAGTATAATCCTGCCGAAAATTTAAATCCAGAAGAACGTAAATTACTTCTTGGGGTGCAAGGAAATTTTTGGTCAGCATTGGCGCAAGACATCAAAGATTTAAACGTGCAAGTTTTACCTCGGCTGATTGCCATTGCAGAATTGGGCTGGACTTCCACAGAAAATAAAAATTTCTCAAGCTTTCAAAAAAGATTGGAAAAAGAAAAAAAACGACTAGATTTATTGAAGTTTGATTACTATGAGCCAGGAGGTTACATTGCCAATCACTGGAATCCTGAGATTATTTCAGAAAAATATCAATACCTCAGTTTTGATGTTACGCCCAAAGTTTATGCCAACGGAACTGCTATGGCAGGGTTCTTTTTTACCCAAGGCGAAAATTATCTTGAAATTGATGGAGCAACTCTTTTAGAAAACGATAAAATTATTTCAGAAGATTTGCATCATGCTTTAGCTGACACCTTCAGAGGTACCAATAAGGTTAAACCTTTCTACTTTAATTTTGATATAAAAAATTATAATCCTAAAGCTACTTACACGGTACAAGCAAAGGTAAGAAGCGTTGGAGGCACTGATTCTTTTGGGAATTTCACTTTCAGGTTAAATCCCGACACTCCTTTTGAAGTGACAGAAGCAGACAAATAATCCTTCTAAGAACTTATTCGAAATTTATTGACCTATAAAACCATTACCGTTTGCCAATAACCTTCATTACTTGGGGAGTTAGCAGACGGTTTTCTCATATATCTACATTTGTTGGCTACGCTGCATCTGGCAATGACAGTAAGAGTTTGTTTAAAAAATATGTTTTTTTCTGCTCGGTTTCAAATTCGGTCATTTTTTTCAAAATCTATTTATTCATACTATATCAATCTGATGAAATTTCTGCCTGCCGAAGAAGGTTGGATTATCGACCGATATTACGGCATACAATTATTGTTTAATTAGTAACTTGTTTTTCTATTCTCAATAATAGTTAAAGTTAACAAGCTGTAAACAAGTTATATACAAATAATGTATTACAAAAATTATTTTTTACCAGGCACGAATGTTTTTTTTCAAAAAATTATTTACATTTGTGTCACTTTTGCGGGAGTAGCTCAATTGGTAGAGCTTCAGCCTTCCAAGCTGAATGTTGCGGGTTCGAGTCCCGTCTCCCGCTCCATTATTTATTCTCTATACTTTTTATAAGATTTTTTTAAGCCTTAAAAAATTTTCTATAAAATTAATTATTATTGACAAGAGATTAAGGTCTTGTTTAATTTTATTCAATATTTTTAGTTTAATTATTTAAATTATTTTTAATAGTTTTTGTTGTAACTTATTTTAGATTTTAACTTAAATTATTGAAAATCAACTACATACATCTTTAAATTTTGAAAAGCAATTATTTTCTTTTCAAATATTATTCTGTAGTTTCATTATCTATATACTTAAATGCTGTACGCATCATAGCCAAAGCTAAATAATACATTTCCCCATTCAAATTATAGACGCCATCCTCGCTGAGGACGCCTTTTGATATGTCGCCAAAGTAATTATCTTCATCGGCTTGCATGTCTTTCTGCCATTGCTTGCTGAAATAGTAATCCATCAGTTGGGAATATTTCATATGATGTTTATTCCATTTTTCTTGAATATTTGATAATTCGTGTATCATCTTTTCAGTCTCTTGCATTATTTCTCCCATTTCTGAGATAAACTGAGCTGTACTTATTTTTTTATCATTTTCCATGTTTTTTTGATTTTTTTATGAAAATATTTATTTCGGCACTACAAATTTATAACCTTTGCCGCGCAATACGATTGATTTGCTACGAATTGCCTCTATCATAAAACTGTGATTCCCTTCTTTCAATTTTCCAAATCCGTCTGGACTAGGAAGTAAATCAATCTTAACGTTGATTCTGTCTCCTACGTTTGGATTTTGTATTGGGGATATTTTTATGACTTTTTGATTGTTATACATTGTATATGCTCCGTATGGGTTAGCAGATTGTGCCATTCGTATTTCTCCTTTTTTTCCTTTAATGGCTAAAACTGTAGACATTCCTTTGTAGAGATACCTGTGTGTTGTGTCATAATATCCAAAATCTGTATCATCGCCTTCAGATTTCACCGTCACTTTTATTTTCTTTGGTGGCTGATTCTGTGAGTGAGCTGTTATGGTTGCTTCTGCCTCATAAAAAGCTTTTATTTCAAGAATTTGTGTATTAGCGTTCCATTTTACATTTAAAGCTTTTTCTGGGTCATCTACGGTAAGGTTTACGATCTCACTGCCTCCGCTAAGGCTTATAAACTTACTTTCATAGGATGGGTAAAGTCTAATGGAATCATGGCTGGAGGTGAGCACAGGTGGCACTACTGCAATATTAATTTTCTTTTGCTTGTCATGAGATAAAATTGTAGCATAAGTATTACCTTCAAAGAGACCTTTTACCTTTAAAGTGTCATAGCTTATTTTAACTTCAGCAAGCTTGGAGTTGGCTACATTCACAGCATATTTTTCGTTTCCTCCACGGAGCAGAAAAATTTTTGTCGTTTGAGTATTGACTGAAATAGTGTCGGTCTCAAGTCCCTTCAATGTTATTTCTGATAATGAGAGCGTGTCATCTTCTCTACAATTTACCATTGTGAAGGAAATGATGATAAACATTAAAACTAATGAATATATTTTTGTATACTTTATCATAATTTATTTTATTTCTATTTGATATTCTAAGTTCCAAATAAGTTCTGGTGATTCTTCTACGACAATGGATAGGTGGTATTTTTTATTTTCTGGGAAAGTGATTTTATTATTAACAGGTTTTAATTCTACGCCATCTAGGCTATAAGTAATTTTAGCGTCAGCATTTGCTAAATCATTATAATATAATTCCAAGAAACGCTGTTTTAATTGTCCATCTTTAGGTATAGTTCTTAGATGTGGAATACGATTGGAGGAGTTTTTACTCTCCATCATAGCATTTGTTATAAATTTAAGGTCAACGTATTCTGATTTCTCTTCTCCCTTTATTGTACGAATTTTTATAGCGTGAGAAGATTCTGGATTCAGGCCCGTAACAAGGTAAGAATTATCAGCCACTACTACAGCGGGTTTATGGTCTACAATAATTTCCCATTTTATGCTAGCATCATTATTTTTTTCCCACGTGATTAAGGCCTCTCTTTGGTAGGTTCTCACTTTTATGCCAGTTGGTTTTGATAATTCAATGTTTTTTACTTTTTTTACAAGCACCAACTCTACGTCATCTATCCACACAAGTCCATTATCTATATAGGCTAAGTACATAAAAAAATTGAGTGATGTAACTCCATCAGGTACAGTGAAAATGATTTCCTTCTTTTTCCATTCCGACGTTGGGGTGACCATTTCGTCTCTTTTTTCTTCTTTTGAAACTTGTTGGTTATCTTTAAAAAAATATAGTGTCGTAAGAAGGGTAGAAACAGGGGTTCCATATCTTTTTACATTGCCCCGGTACCAGTACGAAAGTTTATATTCGCAGGAGGAACAAACTGCAATATTTTTATTGTAGACTTCTCCGTAAGGTTTTATAGAACCTCCGTTTGTATAAAGTTTTAGAGAATATTGCCCGTTATGAGGATTATTATCATCTAGGTTATGATAAAGAGACCAGTCTATATACCAATTTTCAGGTTTCCCATTAGATTTTATTTTCTCAAAATCCCCATTTTTTATTAAATTCTCTTGCCCCAAAATACTTATCGCATTGAAAATGAGTAATAGGGTTACTATTCTAGTGGCTTTTTTCATCGTTTAAAATCTTGAATTGTTAGGTTAACTTTATTTCCTATTATTTGAGCTATATTGGCTAATGAACCATCCGTTTTTTCATCTGCAATAAGTCTTTCTTCATCCCAAAATCCATTTTCACCAAGAAGCTTTTGCATCAATTCTTTAGTTTCTTGAGGTTTGAAAATAATTTCTCCATCAGCATTTCTAATGAATTGTAAGGTATAGATCATCCCGTAGCCTTTTGTAATGAAATTAAAAGCTTGTTTTGGATCTTCTTGAATATTAGCATAAAGATTTCGTGTAATCAGTAATTGCATTGTTTTTGCAATAAAAGCTTTAGAGAGCTCTGCACGTACAATTTTCATTTGAGCTAAAGCAAGGTCATGTTGGTATCTACTAGTTTCATGTCTTCCTCTTGCAAAAGCATCATGGATTTTAACATCAATATCTTTTAGCCCAGGAATTCCTTCAAAAGTAATGAGTGGTCGAATTTTAGTAAAATAACCATATGCCATATCCCAATGATGCTCTAATTCTGTATAATTTTTACCCTTTAATAAAATTCCTTTTTCATGTGCACTTCTTAGATTTTCATTTTCAAAAATTCTTTCATCTAGATGTTCGTTAAAAATTTTATCTAAGTAAAGCGAACCTGTAATCAATCGATTAAATAACTCACTTTGGTCGATACCTTTTTCGTCTACAAATATCCTGTTGGAATATCCAATCCCATAGGCTACATAACCGCCTACACCCTTTGAGGCTGGAGTATTCTTTGTCTGAAAAGGATTTTTGGTTCCATACCCGCTTAGTTTTGCTATGTTCTCAAAAATATTTTCAATGTCTTGAATATATTCATCTCTATTCTGTTGATGCAAAGGTGAGGTAGCTATATAACGTTTAGGGTGAATATCGTAAATACCTTGATTGAAAAGTTCATAGACTAAATTATACTCATATCGAGTACTCATTTGGGCTTGTTTTAAATAATTTTTTATTCTATCAATAGGTTTATCTAGATGTGATATTTCATAAAAATCTACGCTACTGTATCCATTTCTACTAAACTTGTATTGTGGTGTAGGTAAAATAGGATATAAATAAGCACTCTCTACGGTTTCTCCACTGATTCTATCTTCGCAAGAAGAGATTGATAGTGAGCTAAATCCTATAATGAGTAGTGGTAATAAAGATGATAATTTCATTTTATATTTTATTTTATGGAAGAATTATATAATTGCAATAAGGGTCATTAAGTGGAGTAGGACCTTCTTGATTTTGAGTATGCTGCGTTCTAAGTTTAGGAATAACAACAATACCGTCATCTGCTACGGCTTCTATACTAGCTTTTATAATAGAACCTCTTGGCCCTCTCCCATTTACAGATAGGTACATTGGGTACCCAGACTTTACACGGAAAGAATCCTTCCATAGATTTCCTTCTTCCAAAAGATAGTCTGAATTTTCTTTGTTCCCTACAATTAAAATTTCCCCCTCTGGAGAAAAGAATCTCACACTATAATCTGTATATAGAAAGTCTTCTTCTTCACTTCCCTCCTCTATAGAATACTCTGCCTGAATCGTGATGGTATATTCTCTGCCTTCCGAAATTTCTACTCCAGGGTATTTAATCTTTTCAAGCAATTCTCGAGGATTACAAGGTCTTATTTTTAAATCTTCATAATTATCTTCAGGTTGATCTATTCCTTTAAAAGGAAATAATCTTTGATAATCCTCTGGTGTAGGATCTATTTTTTCCTCTGTGCATTGATGGAAAAATAACAGTGTTACGACTGTAAACAAAAATATATTTAGTTTTCTCATTTTTTTTTTAATTTAATTTATTCTAAGTGTTTCATCCCATATTTCAGCTATGTAGCCTGTCTCTTCGCCCTCATTTGTAAGATGTTTTGGGACATAGTGGAATTCCCTTCTTTTGTGGTCATAAACGCGCATTAATTCGCAGATAAATTTATTTCCTTGTTTTTCAAAATCATAAAAAATTAAATCTTTATTGTAGCGTATCCCCGCTCGGAATGAAATCCCATAGTAAGTTCCTGTGTAGCCAGAGCCCAAACCTGAACTTTCTACTGGCACAAAAATATTAGGGTCTAAATTTTCTTTTTTGGCAACTGAAAATATATAAAATCTTTTATTGAATATTTCATCAATGAAAGGTTTATTCGTAATCGCCTTACTCTTCATATAAACATCACTTTTGAAAAACACTCGCCCTCCCCTGCGAATGATAATTTGTGGATTTTTCATAGCTTCAAAAAACTGACGATTTTCTGTTGATTTGCTGAGTAAATCATTGGCAATATCAGCATTTTTTATCTTTTTAAAGACAATATATTCTTTTGCGGGAGAAAGAGTTTTCCCTGATTTGAAAATCAAATTCCCTTCCCAGTCTTCACCGTAATATAGGAAATCTGAAACTCCCTCAAATTTCTGGTTAACAAGAGAGTGGATATAATTAAATGTAGTAAAACTCAACTGAGTATACGTATTTTGGCGGATTTCAAATGTGCTTTCTTTGGGAGTAGAAACTGATTCTTGATTTATATCTGATAGCATCTCCACTGTTCCATTTTCAGAAAAATTCATTTTAAACATAAAGCCACCGTAGCCCAGTCTGCCTTGGAGGGAGCCCTGATTTTCTAATATTTCTTCATGATTAGAAAACAACAAAGAGTCTGTCTTAGGAAAATACATTACCTGCCATCCGTGTGGGGAAGAGGTTAGTTCATCTCTTAATTTTTTTATGCTTTTTGCATTTCTCGCCGAGGGGGATTCTCCTCCGAAATCCTCATGCCCATCACATGAAATAAGCCCAACCAAACATATAATAAAAATTACTAAATAGCTTTTCATTTTTTATTTTTTTATATAATTCTTCAATCTTTGAACGCTAAATATTTGCATTCTTCTGAAGTTTATTTTCACTTCTTTATTAAAATATTCTTCGACAAAATTTTTCTTCTCTACCAATTCTTTGTGTGCCTGAACGGCTTCGGCATTATAGCGTTCTTGTACTACTGGGTCATCATCATAGTCTGGTTCTGCAGCGGCTTTTCGTGCTCTTTCAAGTTCTGAAAAGGTATTGGTAAATGAAGCGCTAATTATTTCTGAAAAATCATCTTCTGGAGAAAGAAAGGAATGCATTGTAAAAAAACTTCTTTTATTAGCATATTCTTCTATTCCAAAAAATCGTCTTCTATTATCATTTATGCCTACAATATTTTTCAGCAATTCTGTAGAATGATTATGATATCTTGGCTGGCTAATTTTGAGGAAAGCATCCCTATCGTAGGGGAAGATTTCACCTAATTTTCGGGCAAATTGATGATGTAAATAGCGTGCAAGAATGTAGACTTCTGTATCATTATTCTTATCAAAATTATTAACATTATAGATAAACATTTCAGAAGCTGTAGCGTTCGGGTTATTAATTCTCTCTATCCCATTATCATCTTTGTTCTTCCCGCCAAATAGGTAGATTTTTATAGGTGATTTCCCTTTCATAAAATCCTTTCCTCCCGCCTGTTTATGATTATATGTGTCTAATAAAAGATATTTTATAGCCTGTAGTACTTCTTTTACTTTGTCTTTGTCAGCAGGATAAACATATGCATTGTCAGGGGTGTTATTCTCATCCCAACGGTACTGAATATTAATTCCATAAGGAATACTGATAGAATCTTTTATCCATTTATCTAGTTCTGTGTTATCACGATGGAGTTTATTTTCTTCTACAACACTTATGTCTGATAATTCTTCTTCTCTGCAAGAAGACAAAAGAAGTGAAGAGACAAAAGTAAGCAGTAATGATTTATAAATTAATTTTTTCATTTTCATCTATCTTTCGTTAGGTTTTAATCCATTTTGTATAGCTTCTTGAGGAAGCTGAAGCGTCTTTCTTGCATCATCCTTTCTAAGTGGCTGATAAAGCGTGTTTTTTGTTTTCCTATTTAAAGAAATATAATATCTTCGGAGGTCAAACCATCGCAAGCCTTCTTGGTAGAATTCTTTTTGCCTAAGATGAAGGATGTTTTTTATAAGAGCTAATTGCTGAGTACTCATTCCATAGAAAGGATTATAAATTTCATAATCATTTACACTGGTAGTTGTATAATTTTCTCTTAAACAAAAAGGTTCTGAATTAAATTTCCCTTTAAGGTAAGCCAAAATATCATCTATAGCCTCATCATATCTACCGAGCATTGCCAGTGCTTCCATTCTATTGAGTAGAGTTTCATCCGTTGTCAAAAGAACATTGGTTACCATTAATCCTCTTGGGTTGCTACTCCCTACATTTCCAAAAAGCGAAAGTTCATCAAATTTTGCTTGATATGGATTTGATTCATAAGAAAATATATAGGGCGATTGTAGATTTAGATTTTTAGCATTATCGCAAGAGGTAATTCCTGTTTTATCAAAAATTCGTATTACAGTATTTCTCGTTGAGCCATACCTTTGATTGGTTACATAGCGTGCGTAGCGAGATTCCGTTGTTGTAAGCAAGAGATTAGCGCTTTCATTTGGAGCTGTGTAAGCTGTATAAAGGCTTGTTCTGTTAAATAAAAATTGTTTTTCGTAATCAATCCATTTTCTAAGGAATTCTTTAGGGTCTGGACCAACAACATAGTTGGCATATGATATGACTTTTTCCCAGTCTCCTTTAAAAAGATAGAACCTAGAGGCAAAGGCGTAAGCTGCTTTTTTATTAAAATGAAATTTAGGGTTTTTGTAATAAGAATCATTCACTAGAGAGATGCCTAATTTGAGGTCTGCTTCTATTTTCTGATAGACGTCTTCCACAGTAGAACGATCATAGTCTACCCAAGCATTTTTTTCAGGTTTTGTGACATATGGAATCCCCAAGCTTTGTTTCGCCAACTGTGGAGCATAGGGTTTAGACCAAATGTTTACCAGCATAAAATGTAGATACGCTCTCAGTAAAAAAGCCTCTCCATAGAGTGCCTTTACACGTTCAGTTTTAGGGTAAGTTGCCAGCAATTCCAAGGCTTTATTTGCTTGAGCTATACCTGCGTAGCAGGCGTTCCAGTAGTTCAGTGGTGTATCTAAATCTTCTCGGTCATAATCTTCCCAATAAAACATTGATTCATTAAGTTGATTATGAATTCCATTTTGTCTTTGTTCCACATTATCAGTTCGTGCTTCAAGAAATGGGAAGTAACTTGCCTCTGGATAGGCTCCTGTAAGTAGTTCCGCTATCTTTTCCTCGCTATCTACTGCTAAATTGAGCGATGACTCTGGAATAACTTCTAAATAATCATCACATGATGCAATAAACATCAGGCAAATGAAGTATATGTATATTCTATTGTTCATATCTAAAAAAAACGATTAAAAATTAAGATTAATACTGAGCGTATACTGTGTTGGTGAAGGCAAAGACACCCCTCCTACACGATAAAATTCAGGGTCTTGCCCATTGAGCCTTTTATCTGCATAGATTAAAAATGGATTGATTATCTGCATGCGAAGTGCCACTGAAGAAATATTAAATTTTTTACTTAACTCTTCAGAAAGCTTATAGCCTAAAGAGATATTCTTCAATCTCACAAAGCTTCCATCTGCTATCCGTTCTTGAGAATAGTGATACGTATTATATGCACGTTCTATATTCTCTCTTCCCACCACTTCTATTAATTTCTGTGAAGGCAATACAGGTACATTTGTATGATATTCATCCCCAGGGTTCAGCCAGCGTTTGTAGTAATCTTTTGTAAAGACATTTAAATCTCCATAAGTAGGGTCAAAGGTTCTGTTTAATCTGATTTTATTCCCCGCCTGCATTGTGATGAAGAATGAAAATTCTAAATTTTTCCATTGAAAGGAATTTGTAATACCTCCTGTCATCGTGGGTTCTGTAGGCCCATGGTAAATAAGATAAGTTTTAACATATTGTGAATCTGAAAAATCTGCACCTGCAATATTTGCATACTCTCCTTGGCTAATAGGGTATAATCCAAAATCAAACGTTGGTAAACCAACATTATTTAAGCCTTGAAAATTATATGAGAAAAGTGATCCACGTGCAAATCCTTGCATATTTCCTCTCCCTGTTCCTGATACTAGATCAAAAGCATTCGGCTGATTTCTAAGTCTTGTAATTCTTTGTTTCATGTAAGAATAAACCAAATTAGTATTCCAGCTAAAATTTGATGTTTTGATATTATTTGACCTTATGCTAAACTCTATACCTCTAGTTTGCATATCTCCAAAATTAGCATATTTGTAATATTGGCCTCCAATTCCAGAAGTCCTCACAAGATCTATTAAATCAAACGAATTTCTTTGGTAAGCATCCAAAGTTATACTCAGTCTGTTTTTCAAGAATCCTGCATCTATACCAAGATTTAGTTCATACATCTTCTCCCAAGTCAAGTCTCTGTTTTCTAAATGATAAATTTTCAATGCATTTTCTCTTTCATTAAAATCTAAACGAGGGATTATATAATTTTTGTATAAAGCGTTAGAATTTATAGCATGTTCGTTCATTTTGGCAGTCAAACCATAACTTGCTCTCACCGCCAAGAGAGAAAAAGGCATATCTGCCATGAAATTTTCCTTATCTATATTCCATTTCCCTCCTACATTCCAAGTCGGCAACCATCGCCCCCCAGCTCCTGTCCCTGCTGTATTTGATCCCTCAAAATTTGCCACAGCATTTACAATATATTTTCCTGCATAGCCATAGGTGGAGCTTCCTGAAAATGTAATCCCCCTATCATATCTCTGACCGTAAGAGAAGTATGAGCTCCCTTCATTAATTAGCTTTCGGAAAACTAAAGGGTTTGTAAATATTTGGTTTCCCCTATCGTACTGAATTCCATAACCTTGGAAGGGATTAGTAGTTCTATCTGCTAACCTTACTTCTGTAAATCCAAAAGCTTTGAAATCATGCTCTTCTCTACGAAGTTGATAATCAATGGATAATCTACCTAAATAGCTCCTCAATACCGTTTCTGTCTTATTAAAAATACCACCATGTGTCAGGGGAATTTGAGGTTGTAAAAGTGGGTTTGCAGGATCTCTGAGTAGGTATATATTTTCACTCGCCACCTGAGGCGTTTCATTCGCTCGAAAGGCTTTTACCACATTGGAATTTTCTTTAATGAAATGTGATGAAGAAGTGTTTGCTTGCCTGAGCGACACCAAACCTTGAACTTCCAAATTAGGATGGATTTTGTATTTAGCATCTGCCTGAATTTTTAAATCCAAAACATTAAGGTCTATATAATTATTTTTATATTCTTCTAAAATATTAAACGGAGCCCAGTTATTTCTATAATATTCATATGCTCCTTTTCCATTTTTTGGGCTCAAAGTACGGCTTGTCGTGAGCGCATAACTAAAAGGATTTATATCAAAATCTCTTTCGTAAGAACCTATATTATTATTTTTTCTCTGCGTAAATGTCCCAGGGGCCTTTTGGTCTCTGATGCTACCTTGTACAGTTAAAGTCGTAGTAAATTTATCATTGATAAAGAAAGAGCCTTTCAAATTTGCAGAAAGACGTTGTGCCTTATCTATTATACTCCACCCTTCATCAGAATAAAACCCAAGTGAGCTATAAAATGCTGCATTTTTCCCTCCGCCAGAAAAACTAATGGAATGATTCCTAATCGGATTAATCGTAAACAAATGCTTGAACCAATTCGTATTAGCATATTCTTTTTGTTTAAAGAACTCATAGGCAGAATCTTCGGTATTAGGAAGATAATAATCTCCCGTTTCTGGATTAATTGTAGAAACAGCTTTGTAATATTGATGATATACACCACTTCTTCTTCCGTACAGGGTATTTCTTAGATTAAAATACCCTTTATTTTCCATTTCTTGATAAATACTCATCGTTTCTTGGGAGTTCAGTAAATCAAAATTTGAATAAGAGGGAATGCTTCTAAAGCTTTGTTCGTAAGAGTAAGAAACTTTGTTTTCTCCATTTCTTTTTCCAGATTTTGTTGTGATAACAATCACACCATTCATCGCCCTTGCCCCGTAATAGGATGTTGCAGAAGCATCTTTCAGCACTTGTATATTTTCTATATCTTCTGCATTAATCCCTGCAATGGCAGAGCTGATAAGTGTAACGGCATCACCTGAAGCTAATTGGTCTAAATCTAGAGAAACCATATCTTCATACACAGCTCCATCTATAACCCAAAGTGGCTGTGTATTACCAAGAATAGATGCTCCTCCTCGAATATTAATCCGTGGTGCTGAACCAAATGTTCCCGTCACATTTTGAATTGTGAGACCAGCTACTCGCCCCTCCAACATTCGAGAAACATCTGCTACCCCATCTAATTTAATTTCATTTAATTTCACAGAAGCAGAAGCTCCCGTAAAGACTCGACTCTCTATCTTTTGGTAGCCCGTTGCTACGATTTCTCCTATCTCTACGTGTCCTGATTCTTTCAAGGTAACATCTACATAGCTGGATTTAATCTTGACTTTTTTAGTTTCCATTCCTAAGAAACTAATTTCTAAAGTTTGTCCTTTTCCTGCTTTGATGGTGAAGTTTCCATCATTGTCTGTTGAGGTTTCTGCTTTGCTTTCTTTTAC includes:
- a CDS encoding DUF4298 domain-containing protein; translation: MENDKKISTAQFISEMGEIMQETEKMIHELSNIQEKWNKHHMKYSQLMDYYFSKQWQKDMQADEDNYFGDISKGVLSEDGVYNLNGEMYYLALAMMRTAFKYIDNETTE
- a CDS encoding DUF4856 domain-containing protein: MKLSSLLPLLIIGFSSLSISSCEDRISGETVESAYLYPILPTPQYKFSRNGYSSVDFYEISHLDKPIDRIKNYLKQAQMSTRYEYNLVYELFNQGIYDIHPKRYIATSPLHQQNRDEYIQDIENIFENIAKLSGYGTKNPFQTKNTPASKGVGGYVAYGIGYSNRIFVDEKGIDQSELFNRLITGSLYLDKIFNEHLDERIFENENLRSAHEKGILLKGKNYTELEHHWDMAYGYFTKIRPLITFEGIPGLKDIDVKIHDAFARGRHETSRYQHDLALAQMKIVRAELSKAFIAKTMQLLITRNLYANIQEDPKQAFNFITKGYGMIYTLQFIRNADGEIIFKPQETKELMQKLLGENGFWDEERLIADEKTDGSLANIAQIIGNKVNLTIQDFKR
- a CDS encoding RagB/SusD family nutrient uptake outer membrane protein, with protein sequence MNNRIYIYFICLMFIASCDDYLEVIPESSLNLAVDSEEKIAELLTGAYPEASYFPFLEARTDNVEQRQNGIHNQLNESMFYWEDYDREDLDTPLNYWNACYAGIAQANKALELLATYPKTERVKALYGEAFLLRAYLHFMLVNIWSKPYAPQLAKQSLGIPYVTKPEKNAWVDYDRSTVEDVYQKIEADLKLGISLVNDSYYKNPKFHFNKKAAYAFASRFYLFKGDWEKVISYANYVVGPDPKEFLRKWIDYEKQFLFNRTSLYTAYTAPNESANLLLTTTESRYARYVTNQRYGSTRNTVIRIFDKTGITSCDNAKNLNLQSPYIFSYESNPYQAKFDELSLFGNVGSSNPRGLMVTNVLLTTDETLLNRMEALAMLGRYDEAIDDILAYLKGKFNSEPFCLRENYTTTSVNDYEIYNPFYGMSTQQLALIKNILHLRQKEFYQEGLRWFDLRRYYISLNRKTKNTLYQPLRKDDARKTLQLPQEAIQNGLKPNER
- a CDS encoding beta-N-acetylhexosaminidase, whose protein sequence is MSKVYYFAIFFFSLFFLNAQISIIPQPQKITEKNGFFKLTPKTKLYFSQKPEESILLLIEQFRENTGLQLDQNKKSGLHRLNFLIKPKENLAHGGYKLNISPEKIEVIAQNQLGWFHALQSIRQLLPLPIEKHDNQLKSWELPAVEIHDFPQYTWRGFMLDVSRTFFDTNVVKKYLDLMAIYKMNTFHWHLTDDQGWRIEIKKYPELTSPKTTVFHLTENQPSMRSGFYTQDEIKEVVKYARDRNITIVPEIDIPGHSWPVLLVYPELGVNKNTYPNHIFPFVSSWGYWGNQFTPNTLDPTKEDVYAFLKNVFTELAELFPGKYIHFGGDEVKHEFWKKEAHVAEFMKKNNLKNVHELQSYFVTRVSDIIQGLGKKPIGWNDILENDAHLPKGTAIMSWLGAKAVKEATSKGFGAVATPYSHVYLDITQADRNDGTMSDLAYRHINSIDKIYEYNPAENLNPEERKLLLGVQGNFWSALAQDIKDLNVQVLPRLIAIAELGWTSTENKNFSSFQKRLEKEKKRLDLLKFDYYEPGGYIANHWNPEIISEKYQYLSFDVTPKVYANGTAMAGFFFTQGENYLEIDGATLLENDKIISEDLHHALADTFRGTNKVKPFYFNFDIKNYNPKATYTVQAKVRSVGGTDSFGNFTFRLNPDTPFEVTEADK
- a CDS encoding carbohydrate binding domain-containing protein — encoded protein: MKKATRIVTLLLIFNAISILGQENLIKNGDFEKIKSNGKPENWYIDWSLYHNLDDNNPHNGQYSLKLYTNGGSIKPYGEVYNKNIAVCSSCEYKLSYWYRGNVKRYGTPVSTLLTTLYFFKDNQQVSKEEKRDEMVTPTSEWKKKEIIFTVPDGVTSLNFFMYLAYIDNGLVWIDDVELVLVKKVKNIELSKPTGIKVRTYQREALITWEKNNDASIKWEIIVDHKPAVVVADNSYLVTGLNPESSHAIKIRTIKGEEKSEYVDLKFITNAMMESKNSSNRIPHLRTIPKDGQLKQRFLELYYNDLANADAKITYSLDGVELKPVNNKITFPENKKYHLSIVVEESPELIWNLEYQIEIK
- a CDS encoding putative zinc-binding metallopeptidase, with product MKKLIYKSLLLTFVSSLLLSSCREEELSDISVVEENKLHRDNTELDKWIKDSISIPYGINIQYRWDENNTPDNAYVYPADKDKVKEVLQAIKYLLLDTYNHKQAGGKDFMKGKSPIKIYLFGGKNKDDNGIERINNPNATASEMFIYNVNNFDKNNDTEVYILARYLHHQFARKLGEIFPYDRDAFLKISQPRYHNHSTELLKNIVGINDNRRRFFGIEEYANKRSFFTMHSFLSPEDDFSEIISASFTNTFSELERARKAAAEPDYDDDPVVQERYNAEAVQAHKELVEKKNFVEEYFNKEVKINFRRMQIFSVQRLKNYIKK
- a CDS encoding DUF4302 domain-containing protein, with product MKSYLVIFIICLVGLISCDGHEDFGGESPSARNAKSIKKLRDELTSSPHGWQVMYFPKTDSLLFSNHEEILENQGSLQGRLGYGGFMFKMNFSENGTVEMLSDINQESVSTPKESTFEIRQNTYTQLSFTTFNYIHSLVNQKFEGVSDFLYYGEDWEGNLIFKSGKTLSPAKEYIVFKKIKNADIANDLLSKSTENRQFFEAMKNPQIIIRRGGRVFFKSDVYMKSKAITNKPFIDEIFNKRFYIFSVAKKENLDPNIFVPVESSGLGSGYTGTYYGISFRAGIRYNKDLIFYDFEKQGNKFICELMRVYDHKRREFHYVPKHLTNEGEETGYIAEIWDETLRIN